From one Rosa rugosa chromosome 4, drRosRugo1.1, whole genome shotgun sequence genomic stretch:
- the LOC133744526 gene encoding vacuolar-processing enzyme-like has protein sequence MLLASLQVTMILITRPRYVLLFLTLLSLTSISPSSSKVEDISNGTRWAVLIAGSRGYDNYRHQADVCHAYQILKKGGLKDENIIVFMYDDIAFNPKNPRLGVIINKPDGNDVYQGVPKDYTGKDINTHNFYAVLLGNISALTGGSGKVLNSGPNDRVFIYYADHGSPGMVGMPIEGDYVYAKDLIDVLKKKHDAKGYKSMVFYMEACESGSLFEGLLPNNISIYATTAANSKESSWGFYCPGDFPSPPPGYDVCLGDLYSISWLEDCDKHDLSKETLAKQYEVVRRRTANGYLDSSHVMQFGNKRQSEDFIFTYMGTNPENDNYTYFKYTASPTTSRPRVVSQRNADLLHLRYKFDNAPNGSDVKLEAQKQLIDEISRRKKVDYNIKQIGKLLFGYDKSSEVMKNVRTPGEPLVDDWDCFKMLVKTYEKHCGFLSSYGRKHTRAIANMCNTGVTPEQMAAACVQTCHMNPLSLNSLAIP, from the exons ATGCTATTAGCTAGCTTACAG GTCACTATGATCCTAATCACAAGGCCTCGCTATGTTTTACTATTCCTTACATTACTGAGTTTGACATCCAtttcaccatcatcatcaaaaGTGGAAGATATCAGCAACGGAACAAGATGGGCAGTTCTGATTGCTGGGTCAAGAGGATATGATAACTATAGGCATCAG GCTGATGTATGCCATGCATACCAGATACTGAAGAAAGGTGGACTCAAAGATGAGAATATCATTGTGTTCATGTATGACGATATTGCATTCAACCCAAAAAATCCTAGACTTGGTGTCATTATCAACAAGCCAGATGGAAATGATGTTTATCAAGGAGTTCCCAAG GACTATACAGGAAAGGATATTAATACTCACAACTTCTATGCTGTTCTTCTTGGCAACATAAGTGCCCTCACTGGTGGTAGCGGCAAGGTTCTAAATAGCGGTCCAAACGACCGCGTTTTCATTTATTACGCTGACCATGGCAGCCCTGGGATGGTTG GCATGCCAATTGAAGGTGATTACGTATATGCTAAAGATCTCATAGATGTGCTGAAGAAGAAGCACGATGCAAAAGGTTACAAAAGCATG GTGTTTTACATGGAAGCTTGCGAGTCTGGGAGCCTGTTTGAGGGCCTCCTTCCCAACAATATAAGCATATACGCAACTACAGCAGCAAATTCAAAAGAGAGCAGTTGGGGATTCTATTGTCCTGGAGACTTCCCTAGTCCTCCTCCAGGATATGACGTTTGCTTGGGAGACTTGTATAGTATTTCTTGGCTTGAGGATTG TGACAAGCATGACTTGAGCAAAGAAACTTTGGCGAAGCAATATGAAGTG GTCCGAAGGAGAACAGCAAATGGCTACTTAGATTCAAGCCATGTCATGCAATTTGGGAATAAGAGACAAAGCGAGGATTTCATCTTCACTTACATGGGTACAAATCCTGAAAATGATAACTATACTTACTTCAAGTACACGGCATCACCAACGACCTCAAGGCCAAGGGTTGTCAGCCAACGCAACGCAGACCTCCTCCATCTTCGGTACAAG TTCGACAATGCCCCTAATGGCTCCGATGTGAAGCTTGAAGCTCAAAAACAGCTCATTGATGAAATTTCTCGGAGGAAAAAGGTGGATTATAACATAAAGCAGATAGGGAAGCTTTTGTTTGGGTATGACAAGAGTTCAGAAGTGATGAAGAATGTTAGGACTCCGGGGGAACCTCTAGTAGATGATTGGGACTGCTTTAAGATGCTT GTGAAAACTTATGAGAAACACTGTGGATTTTTATCAAGTTATGGAAGGAAACACACGAGAGCTATTGCCAACATGTGCAATACTGGAGTTACGCCGGAACAAATGGCTGCTGCATGTGTTCAAACCTGTCATATGAATCCCCTCTCTCTTAATTCCCTTGCTATACCATAA
- the LOC133706577 gene encoding auxin-binding protein ABP19a-like, producing MISRVFFAFSLILSGSFAAMQDFCVADYAAPQSPAGYACKDPAKVTVDDFVFSGLRVAGNISSINKIGLSAAFAVNFPGLNGLGVALVRADFAVGGVVPIHSHRDATELVILVEGTVVAGFIASNNKPYVKTLNKGDTMVFPQGLFHFLVNVGDTPALAYASFSSANPGVQTLETALFQNNLPTEIIAKSTLLDTVQIQKLKRLLGGTN from the coding sequence ATGATTTCCCGTGTCTTCTTCGCGTTTTCTCTCATTCTCTCCGGTTCCTTTGCTGCTATGCAGGACTTTTGTGTTGCAGACTATGCAGCTCCTCAAAGCCCTGCAGGGTACGCTTGCAAAGATCCCGCAAAGGTTACGGTAGATGACTTCGTGTTCTCTGGCCTAAGAGTTGCTGGTAACATCTCAAGTATCAACAAAATCGGGCTATCGGCTGCATTTGCTGTTAACTTTCCTGGTCTCAATGGTCTAGGCGTTGCACTGGTTCGTGCAGACTTTGCTGTTGGTGGAGTTGTCCCGATTCACTCACACCGTGACGCTACAGAACTCGTAATCCTTGTGGAAGGAACAGTAGTTGCCGGTTTCATTGCCTCGAATAATAAGCCTTATGTAAAGACTCTGAACAAGGGTGACACCATGGTTTTTCCTCAAGGTTTGTTTCACTTCCTAGTGAATGTGGGTGATACTCCAGCACTTGCATATGCCAGCTTCAGTAGTGCAAACCCAGGTGTGCAGACTCTGGAAACTGCTCTGTTTCAAAACAATTTACCTACTGAAATCATAGCCAAGTCTACTTTACTTGACACCGTTCAGATTCAGAAACTCAAGCGTCTTCTTGGGGGTACTAACTAA
- the LOC133742946 gene encoding transmembrane 9 superfamily member 1, with amino-acid sequence MFPTVGSLSLFAFAFACLLLSPVAFASEADHKYQTEESVTLWVNKVGPYNNPQETYNYYSLPFCHPSDHAAHKWGGLGEVLGGNELIDSQIDIKFGKNVDRATICQLELDDHKVKQFKDAIENSYWFEFFMDDLPLWGFVGELHQDKNSENGKHVLYTHKSIIIKYNKDQIIHVNLTQDSPKPLEAGKKLDLTYSVKWIPTTITFARRFDVYLDYPFFEHQIHWFSIFNSFMMVIFLTGLVSMILMRTLRNDYAKYAREDDDLETLERDVSEESGWKLVHGDVFRPPRSLVILSAVVGTGAQLALLVLLVILLAIVGMLYVGRGAIVTTFIVCYALTSFISGYVSGGMYSRHGGKNWIKSMILTASLFPFMCFGIGFVLNTIAIFYGSLAAIPFGTMVVVFVIWAFISFPLALLGTVVGRNWSGAPNNPCRVKTIPRPIPEKKWYLTPSVVSMMGGLLPFGSIFIEMYFVFTSFWNYKVYYVYGFMLLVFLILIIVTVCVTIVGTYFLLNAENYHWQWTSFFSAASTAVYVYLYSIYYYYAKTKMSGFFQTSFYFGYTLMFCLGLGILCGAVGYLGSNLFVRRIYRNIKCD; translated from the exons ATGTTCCCCACCGTTGGATCTCTCTCACTCTTCGCCTTCGCCTTCGCTTGTCTTCTCCTCTCCCCCGTAGCCTTCGCCTCCGAGGCAGATCACAAG TATCAAACAGAAGAATCAGTTACCCTTTGGGTAAACAAAGTTGGCCCTTATAACAATCCACAAGAAACATACAATTACTACAGTCTCCCTTTCTGTCATCCATCTGATCATGCTGCTCACAAATGGGGTGGTCTTGGTGAAGTCCTGGGTGGAAATGAACTTATTGATAGCCAGATTGACATAAAGTTCGGAA AAAATGTGGATAGGGCTACCATTTGTCAACTTGAACTTGATGATCATAAGGTTAAACAATTCAAGGATGCAATTGAGAATAGCTACTGGTTTGAGTTTTTCATGG ATGATCTGCCTTTATGGG GCTTTGTTGGTGAGTTGCACCAGGATAAGAACAGTGAAAATGGCAAACATGTTCTTTACACGCATAAAAGTATTATTATTAAGTACAATAAAGATCAG aTAATTCATGTCAATCTCACTCAAGATAGTCCAAAGCCTCTGGAAGCGGGAAAAAAATTGGATCTGACTTACTCTGTCAAATGGATTCCAACCACTATCACCTTTGCACGTCGCTTTGATGTTTATTTGGACTACCCATTTTTCGAGCACCAA ATCCATTGGTTCTCCATTTTCAATTCGTTCATGATGGTTATATTCCTCACTGGTCTGGTGTCAATGATACTGATGCGCACTCTTAGGAATGACTATGCAAAATATGCTCGGGAAGACGATGACCTAGAGACACTG GAAAGAGATGTTAGTGAAGAGTCTGGCTGGAAACTTGTGCATGGGGATGTTTTTCGACCTCCTCGGAGTTTGGTTATTCTTTCAGCTGTAGTTGGCACGGGAGCACAGTTGGCGTTGCTCGTTCTCCTTGTCATTTTACTGGCAATTGTTGGGATGTTGTATGTCGG GAGAGGTGCAATTGTTACAACTTTCATAGTGTGTTATGCTCTTACATCTTTCATTTCTGGTTATGTAAGTGGTGGGATGTATTCACGGCATGGGG GTAAAAACTGGATAAAGTCGATGATTCTCACAGCATCTCTATTTCCATTTATGTGCTTCGGAATTGGGTTTGTCTTGAATACAATTGCTATATTCTACGGGTCTCTAGCAGCTATACCATTCGGCACTATGGTGGTTGTCTTTGTCATTTGGGCTTTCATCTCGTTTCCTCTAGCACTTCTTGGTACAGTTGTTGGAAGAAACTGGAGTGGTGCTCCTAATAATCCATGTCGTGTTAAAACTATTCCTCGTCCGATTCCTGAGAAAAAATGGTATTTGACGCCATCTGTGGTGTCGATGATGGGAGGACTTTTACCTTTTGGAAGCATATTCATCGAAATGTACTTTGTCTTCACGTCCTTCTGGAATTACAAG GTGTACTATGTCTATGGTTTTATGCTTCTTGTGTTTCTGATTCTCATCATTGTTACTGTATGCGTGACGATTGTGGGAACCTACTTCTTGCTTAATGCTGAGAATTACCACTGGCAATGGACGTCTTTCTTTTCTGCTGCATCAACAGCTGTCTACGTGTACTTGTATTCAATATATTACTACTATGCAAAGACGAAGATGTCAGGTTTCTTCCAGACGAGCTTCTATTTTGGATACACTCTGATGTTTTGCCTCGGCTTAGGAATCCTCTGTG GAGCTGTTGGATATTTGGGTTCAAATTTGTTTGTGAGGAGGATCTACAGAAACATCAAATGCGACTAG